The genomic window TTTTTCACGTATCACGCCTTTAACCCCTGCAAAGTAGGTGGGACCGACACATTGTCAAGCGACAATGCTTTGCATGTCGGTCCAACGTGATACTATTAATTATACGACATTTCGGACAAAATGTCAACTCTTTTTTTAGGCGTTTGGTCTCATTCAATAGGGCGAGACTGTATCCCAAATCTAAAGAATTGGGATACAGTCTCGGAAGATTAGGTAAAATATGCAATTGATTAGCGGTCTTCAAGACTGACGAATAAATCGCGATATACAGGTAAGGCAAGCTCCAATTTTAACGCCTCAGTGATTTCAAACCATCCGATAATTGAGTGCTCTTCCGGTTGTAAGCAATCCGGTTCGCCTTTCCAATCCGTTACGACAAATACATGGTAAGTGTGGTCGTTGTTGGAATCAAATAGTGTCGCGATGTGTTGAAACTGGATTGGTATAACACCGATTTCTTCCTGCAATTCTCTGATGAGTGTCTGTGTCAGTGTTTCACCATTTTCGCAGTGTCCACCGATCATATCCCAAACATTCGGATAAGAAGTTCGGTGTTTAGCCCTTTTACCCAACAGAATTTCTTTATTCCTGAACAAGATTCCGAGGGCGCAAACTTTTAATTCCATGGAATAAATTCCTCAAATTGTGGGCATCACATTCCCACCGCACACCGGAATATACGCACCTGTGATGTAACTCGCGAGATCTGAGGCGAGGAAAAGTACGACGTTAGCAATCTCTTGAGCAGTGCCACGGCGCTGCATCGGAACTTGACTCCAATAATGTTCGTCGGATGTGCTCGCTTCGCTTTTTTCACTGATAGTCCATCCCGGTGCAACTTGGTTAACAGTAACACCATGAGAACCGACCTCTTTGGCAAGAACCCGCAAAACGCCGTCCATACCGCGTTTACCCGATGTGTAGGCACTCTGCCTCTCAAAGTTTTGCATTGAACACTCTGTATTAATGCTAACGACTCGTCCCCATCCTGCTTCAATCATCGCAGGGACAAAGGCTTGTGCCATATATACATTGTGCAGAACGCAAGACTGGAACTGGCTTTCGTAGTCTTCAGCGGACTGTTCTAAAACCGAAGTCCAGTTATACTGAATTACGGCATTATTGACGATGATGTCCGCCGAACCGAGTCGCTCTGAGACGACATCACGCATAGCGTTTATCGAGTCCTGATCCGTGACATCCGCTTGGACTATGGCTGCCCGGACCCCTTTGGCGGTGATTTCATCTTGTAGAAGGCGTGCTGTTTCTTGGTCCCTATAGTAGGTGATTGCGATATCCGCACCCGCTTCCGCCAAGGTTCTTACCATAACACGTCCTAACGCGCCTGAACCACCTGTAATTACTGCTACTTTATTGGAAAGGTCAATCGGAATCATTTTTCCTCTATTCCCTAAAGATACCGTGCTGTGTTATGGCTGTAACAAATCACCAGGAATACGAGACATCGGATAATTTGCGTCTTCGTCGCGATTCGCAATAATTTCCGGAACATCCCTATCCCAGTAGTCTGGTATCGTATTCGGACGGCTATGCCATGCAAGTATAAGCGTCCGTCGCACATCGGTAAAATTTCTGTGGGCGGAGTGTAAGATACGCGCATCTGCCATTACCAATGAACCCGCTTTTGCACAGACATCCACTTGATCTGGGTAATCACTGAACATGATGGGATGATCCTCATCAATAAACCGCGCGCCCTGCTCATGTGCTGGCACCAATATGTCGTGTAAATCGATACGCTTACGGTGTGTTCCCGGAATAACTTTTAAACACCCATTTTCCCGATTCGTATCCGTAAGATAATAATTAAGGAAAATCGTTTGGGGCCACGGTGTGCAACTCAGCGGATCGTTCCAGCGCATCCAATCTTGATGCCAATAGAGTGGGGGACCCCCGGATTCCTTGGTTAAAATAATAATCCCACCGGATGATACGAAATCTCCGAACCCAATCTGTTCCAAAGCATCACGCGCGGGTTGCCATTCCAACAGTTTTTGAATATGGGCGTTATCCTCACCACGGACGTTGACGTGCTGTCCTTGATAGATAACATCCTCAGGTTCTATATGTCCTGCAATAAGTCGTTCCGACTCATCTCGGAGTTCCTGTAAAAACGCCTCCGTCAGAACATCATCAACAACGCAGAAACCCTCTTCGATCATTTGCTCCCGTTTTTGTAAAGCGACTTCAGGTGTCATTGCACGCTCCTCTACTTACAAATTAAATGTGATTCTAAAACTAATCCTTGGAAGGGGTAGCTTGAAATTTTATTTTATACGAATTAATAGGAGAAAACAACAATTTTTTTCTCATTTGGGTCTGTTTATCCTTCGTGTAACAACGAATCTTGACCTGTTCCACATTTTGTGTTATACTTTGAAAAAGATAGGAGGCAAGTCAGATGATTTCTCGGCAGGATATTCAGGCGACGTGTGATGACATCGTGCGTGAATTCGCGCCACTGCAAGTCATTCTCTTTGGTTCGTATGCTTATGGCACGCCGACAGAGGACTCAGATGTCGATTTGCTGGTCGTCATGGACATTCCAGAGTCAGAGACGCGCCGTCAAACTATCGAAATTCGTCAACGCATCCCACGCCGTTTCCCTATGGATCTGCTGGTGCGTTCACCCAAGGAGATTGCTTATCGCCTCTCATACAACGATTGGTTTCTCCGCGAAATCACGGAAAAAGGTGAGGTGCTTTATGGGGGCAGCAATTTTTTTCCAAAACCTTTGAAGATAGAGAAATGTCTTATGAATCCGTTAACAGCGGAATGGGTGCAGAAGGCTGAAGGTGATTATACCACGGTAAAGTTACTTCAGGAGAGTCCAATTTCAAGTAAAGATGTCATCTGTTTCCACGCTCAGCAGTGTATAGAAAAATACCTCAAAGCGTGGCTTCAAGAGGCAAATATCCCTTTCTCAAAAACACATGATTTAGCAACATTACTGGATTTGATAGTGCCGACAATTCCCGCTTGGCAGGCTTGGTATTCTGACTTTTTAATGATTTCCGAACATGCAGTTGATCCTCGCTATCCCGGTAAGTTCGCTACTGATAGCGAGGCAGAGCAGGCGGTGGAAATCTGTATCAAGGTGCGTCAAGTGGTTCGATCCGAACTGGAACTTCCTCAAAACCTATCAGAAAGGCAGGCTTAGCACATGGAAAACAAAGGACGAACAATCAATATTCCGAAACTGGAAATCTCCGATCAGGAACGTGCTGAAAATAAACTCACGCCAGAAAGCCTCGATGCAGGCGTGCGTCTCTTACGCGAGGCTGGATTGGTAGTCATTGAAAGCGTTCTCCCACCGGATTGGATAGCAGAACTTGATGTCGCTATGGAAACCGTGCTTAGCAATGAAGATAACGGTCATGAGGGTGAACACCCGATGCTGCAAATGCCGTTCATGGATCCGCGCATCATTGATAACCCGTTCGCGATGCCGATTCTGAAAGCGGCGATGGGTGAGAAAGTCTATGCGTATCTGCCTTACGGTTGTAACTCAACTCGTCCCGGGAACGAAATTCAATGGATTCATCGAGATTCGGGACAACTCTTCCCTGAACTACCGTTCCCGCTGCCGGTTTCAACGATTGTCGTTAACATTCCGCTTGTTGATTTCACAGTGGAAAACGGCGCGACAGAAGTGTGGCCCGGTTCACATCTCATCGTTGATGACGCGGCTGTGCGTAACTCACCATACAACGTCTGTGAACCGGAACGCGCCGCAAATTACCCCTCATTTCAGTTAGAGATGCCCGCCGGTTCAGTCGTCGTGCGTGACATGCGGTGCTGGCACCGCGCCATGCCGAATCGGACAAAAAATACTGTCCGGCACATGCTTGCACTCGTCTATTTTCGACGGTTTCACCATGCCCCCGACGCACCCGGAATCTTCCGCGCACGGATTCCAAAAGAGATATGGAACAATATGTCTGA from Candidatus Poribacteria bacterium includes these protein-coding regions:
- a CDS encoding NUDIX domain-containing protein: MELKVCALGILFRNKEILLGKRAKHRTSYPNVWDMIGGHCENGETLTQTLIRELQEEIGVIPIQFQHIATLFDSNNDHTYHVFVVTDWKGEPDCLQPEEHSIIGWFEITEALKLELALPVYRDLFVSLEDR
- a CDS encoding SDR family oxidoreductase, producing MPIDLSNKVAVITGGSGALGRVMVRTLAEAGADIAITYYRDQETARLLQDEITAKGVRAAIVQADVTDQDSINAMRDVVSERLGSADIIVNNAVIQYNWTSVLEQSAEDYESQFQSCVLHNVYMAQAFVPAMIEAGWGRVVSINTECSMQNFERQSAYTSGKRGMDGVLRVLAKEVGSHGVTVNQVAPGWTISEKSEASTSDEHYWSQVPMQRRGTAQEIANVVLFLASDLASYITGAYIPVCGGNVMPTI
- a CDS encoding phytanoyl-CoA dioxygenase family protein produces the protein MTPEVALQKREQMIEEGFCVVDDVLTEAFLQELRDESERLIAGHIEPEDVIYQGQHVNVRGEDNAHIQKLLEWQPARDALEQIGFGDFVSSGGIIILTKESGGPPLYWHQDWMRWNDPLSCTPWPQTIFLNYYLTDTNRENGCLKVIPGTHRKRIDLHDILVPAHEQGARFIDEDHPIMFSDYPDQVDVCAKAGSLVMADARILHSAHRNFTDVRRTLILAWHSRPNTIPDYWDRDVPEIIANRDEDANYPMSRIPGDLLQP
- a CDS encoding HEPN domain-containing protein, with protein sequence MNPLTAEWVQKAEGDYTTVKLLQESPISSKDVICFHAQQCIEKYLKAWLQEANIPFSKTHDLATLLDLIVPTIPAWQAWYSDFLMISEHAVDPRYPGKFATDSEAEQAVEICIKVRQVVRSELELPQNLSERQA
- a CDS encoding phytanoyl-CoA dioxygenase family protein — its product is MENKGRTINIPKLEISDQERAENKLTPESLDAGVRLLREAGLVVIESVLPPDWIAELDVAMETVLSNEDNGHEGEHPMLQMPFMDPRIIDNPFAMPILKAAMGEKVYAYLPYGCNSTRPGNEIQWIHRDSGQLFPELPFPLPVSTIVVNIPLVDFTVENGATEVWPGSHLIVDDAAVRNSPYNVCEPERAANYPSFQLEMPAGSVVVRDMRCWHRAMPNRTKNTVRHMLALVYFRRFHHAPDAPGIFRARIPKEIWNNMSEEAQEVYRFQTHD